The sequence GCATTTCTTTGGGCCGGGATTTCGTCAGCCACAGCCCAATGGCCAGGGGCAGACTCCCTATAAACAGAGAGGAGCTGGTTCCGGATTTATTATATCTGATGACGGATATATCCTGACAAATAATCACGTGGTTGGTGATGCAGACACCATCACTGTAAGCCTTGATGACAAGAGAGAGTTTAAGGCAAAAGTGATTGGATCTGATGCTCAATCTGATGTGGCGCTCATTAAGATTGAGGGCAAAAATCTTCCAACAGTATCGCTGGGTGACTCTGACCAGATTGAAGTTGGGGAGTGGGTTATTGCCATTGGCAGCCCTTTTGAACTAAACCAGACCGTTACAGTGGGCGTGGTCAGTGCCAAGGGGCGTAACCGTATAGGCATCAACGATTATGAGAATTTTATCCAGACCGATGCGGCCATTAATCCTGGAAACTCAGGCGGACCACTCCTGGATATACATGGTAGGGTAATCGGAATCAATACAGCCATTTTTTCAAGATCAGGCGGCTATATGGGGATTGGTTTTGCCATTCCCATCAATATGGTTAAGTCGATTCAGCAACAGTTGATGAGTGCTGGTAAGGTCACCCGCGGCTGGCTCGGGGTAGCTATTCAGGATGTTGACAGGGATCTGGCTACTTCTTTTCAACTCGACAATGCAAAAGGTGTGCTCCTGACTGACGTCTCTGAAGGAACTCCGGCTGATAAAGCAGGGCTGAAGCAAGGTGATGTTCTGCTGTCCATGGATGGCGTGGAATTAGGTGGAGCCGCAGATTTGCGTAACAGAGTGGCCATGATTGAACCCGGCAGGAAAGTGAATTTTATCCTTAGTCGTGACGGCAAAAGAAAAAATATTGTGGTAACCATTGGTGAGCAACCTGCCGATTTTGGACGTATTGCCAAGCAACGCACTACGGACGATGATTCAAGTCTGAATTCTATGGGACTATCACTGCAAAACCTTAACAGAGAGCTGGCAGATAAGTTTGGTTATAAAACAGACCAAGGTGTCTTGGTGGCAGGTGTTACCCCCGGAAGCGTCGCGGAGGAAGCTGGTATTAAACCTGGGCATCTGATCGAAGAGTTGAATCGACAGCGGGTCCATAATTTGAAGGACCTCCAGAATGTCCTTAAAAACTCTGGAAATAGTCAGCAGGTTCTCTTGAGGGTTCGAGCCGGTGAATATAGTCGATACCTGGTACTTCGACTGAAATAAGTTCGAATGTGCAGAACACTGTCCAGAGGTGTCCTGTAGGGGAGGGGGTGTTATCGTTATCAAAACGAGCACAGTAAGAGAACTAAAATGAAACATCCCTGCACAGTGATTGATGTGCAGGGATGTTTTATTCCTCAAATCATGGAAGGTTAGCTGATTGTGCCCTTGTATTTCGAGTCTTGATTCTATTTCGATGAAGCGTTTAGCCAGGCTTCATCCAGACGAGTCTCGATATATGTGACCAGTGCATCATCCTGTTCTTCGAGATCGAAACAGACTGCATCCTCCCCCAGCAGGCCTCCAGGGACAAAATCACCTCTTTCTTCAGGATCTGTTATCATATTTCCGTAAAAACAGATTGAAAGCCATCGAGTGGCATCTTCGATAACATCAACCATCACAAAAAGGTCTTTGTCTTTCTGAGCTTTGTGAACGCCTCTAAGAGAATATGTTAGTCCCGGGCGTGCTATGAAATCAAGGAGAACTCCTTCCTTGTGGTTCAGATAGTCTTTGAAGTGGACAAAAATTTTCTTGTTTGTTGCAGATGTGTCCTGCCATTCTTCAATAAAGGCGTTTAAGGCCTGCTCTGTTTCACTTTTCATGTTCGACTCTTTTTTGTTTTCTGTAATTGTCCGGTGCAGAATATACCTGTTGACCTTAACTCGAATGGAATAGAAGGGCAAAAAAAACTTTACAGCATCTTTTATTGTAAGAATTGATTTTTGGGCTAATATAGATACATTGTGGTTGTCAGGTGATTTTTTCAGAATCTTTTTAGTGGATAATGCATGGGCTTTTACCGTCGAATACTGTTATTTCCTCTTGCCTGCTTGGTTTTTTCCCTCACAGGGTGCGCGTCGGATTGCGTTAAGGGAAATTGTTCCAACGGTGAAGGGACACTTGTGTTCGATACAGGAGAACATCTCTCAGGGGCGTGGAAAAAAGGAAAGTTGCATGGCTACGGATCATTCACAAAGGCAAATGGTGATATGTATGCTGGAGACTGGGTTAATGGAGAAAGGCATGGCCAGGGTACTGCCACAAATGCCAGTGGTGATCGGTATGAAGGCCAATGGAAGAATGACAAGAAACATGGCAAGGGTACTCTAACATTTGCTCATGGAGATCGTTTTGAAGGGAATTGGGTGGCCGGGAAAAAACAGGGGCCTGGGCGGTTCCTTTATATCAACGGTGATGTCTACGAAAGCGAGTGGCGTGCAGATATTGATGTAGGTAAGGGCTGTTTTACCACAGCAAAGGGAGAGTGTTACATTACCACCTGTATAAGCGGTGACTGTCAAAATGGTCATGGTGTCTTTACCTGGACCAATGGCGAACGCTATACCGGTGAATGGAAGAATGGCCGGAAAGATGGCAATGGAACTCTGGTCTATGCCAATGGTGATCAATATACCGGTGAGTGGAAAAATGACAAGAAAGATGGTTACGGCAGCTTTCGTCAGCGAAACGGTACCAGCTATATAGGCACGTGGAAGAACGATAACTGGCATGGTCATGGGACCTACCAGAGTGTTGATGGTGGTCGATTTGTCGGGGAGTGGGAAGGCGGAAAAATGAGTGGCCATGGAACCTATATGATGGCGAATGGAAACCAATATGTTGGAAGCTGGAAGAATGGGGCTAAGCATGGACGCGGAACATTTATATATCCCAGTGGCTTTAAGTATGTTGGTGAGTGGAAAAACAATAAAATGGTCAGGGTATACCCACAATAAGAGATGATTGGTCTTGAATTTCTCACCCAGTAAATGTAAATAGATCTGTTCCGAGTATAGTACGTTTTCTAAGCGTCTCTGTCCCAAGTGCATGGGAAGGGACGTTTCTAGTTTGTGGGGATTGCATTCCGCAATTCCTTCCGATGAGCACACGATTTTTTTCAATAAGAGCTTTGCAGCTAAGGGGTAAATATGATTACTGCAACCGATATCTCCCTTTCCTATGGGAAGAGGGTAATTTTTCAGGATGTGAATATTAAGTTCAGACCTGGTAACTGCTATGGCCTTATTGGCGCAAATGGTGCCGGAAAAACAACTTTTCTGAAGATTCTGGCTGGTGATTTTGATCCAGATCATGGCACCGTTTCAGTTGGCAGCCGGGAACGAATTGCAGTGCTGCGGCAGGACCAGTTTGCCTTCGACGAAGTGACGGTGATTGATACTGTAATTATGGGTCATAAACGGCTCTTTGATCTGCTTGCTGAGCGTGAAGTATTGTACGCCAAAGCTGATTTTACAGAGGAAGATGGGATTCGCAGCGGTGAACTTGAATCAGAGGTTGAAGAGTTGAATGGTTATGAGGCAGAGTCTGAAGCAGCTGTCCTGCTGAGTGGTTTAGGTATTACAGAGGATCTTCTTCATAAAAAAATGAAGGAACTTGAGGGCGGTGAAAAGGTTCGGGTTTTACTTGCCCAGGCTCTTTTCGGTACACCGGATGTTCTTCTGCTCGATGAGCCGACAAATAATCTTGATATTGATTCCATCGTCTGGCTTGAGAATTTCCTCGATAGATTCCAAAATACTGTCATTATCGTCTCTCATGACAGGCATTTCCTCAATCAGGTATGTACCCATGTGGCCGATATCGATTTCGGGAAAATATCTGTTTATGTCGGCAACTATGATTTCTGGTACCAGGCGAGTCAACTAGTATTGCAGCAGAAGCAGAATGAGAACAAGAAGGCAGCGACTAAGGCTCAAGAATTACAGGAATTTATTCGTCGTTTCTCGTCCAATGCTTCCAAGGCAAAACAGGCAACATCCAGGAAAAAACTGCTGGATAAGTTGACTCTTGAAGAGATGCCCACATCTTCAAGAAAATATCCCTTTATCTCTTTTAAGGCAGGCAGGCCCTGTGGTGATATTATCCTGGAGATAGAGGGCCTAACCAAGGCAGTGGATGGGGTGACTCTTTTTGAGGATTTTGATCTTGTCGTGAATAAGGGAGAAAAAATTGGTTTTGTCGGC comes from Desulfocapsa sulfexigens DSM 10523 and encodes:
- a CDS encoding DegQ family serine endoprotease — its product is MRRSICKYFSSQYIAALTLISVFLFAGVAQAGNDEDVAFVDRFGKAFATVAREVAPAVVHVRVEKEIENRNGVHGQDPFGLFNDPFFEHFFGPGFRQPQPNGQGQTPYKQRGAGSGFIISDDGYILTNNHVVGDADTITVSLDDKREFKAKVIGSDAQSDVALIKIEGKNLPTVSLGDSDQIEVGEWVIAIGSPFELNQTVTVGVVSAKGRNRIGINDYENFIQTDAAINPGNSGGPLLDIHGRVIGINTAIFSRSGGYMGIGFAIPINMVKSIQQQLMSAGKVTRGWLGVAIQDVDRDLATSFQLDNAKGVLLTDVSEGTPADKAGLKQGDVLLSMDGVELGGAADLRNRVAMIEPGRKVNFILSRDGKRKNIVVTIGEQPADFGRIAKQRTTDDDSSLNSMGLSLQNLNRELADKFGYKTDQGVLVAGVTPGSVAEEAGIKPGHLIEELNRQRVHNLKDLQNVLKNSGNSQQVLLRVRAGEYSRYLVLRLK
- a CDS encoding MORN repeat-containing protein, whose product is MFDTGEHLSGAWKKGKLHGYGSFTKANGDMYAGDWVNGERHGQGTATNASGDRYEGQWKNDKKHGKGTLTFAHGDRFEGNWVAGKKQGPGRFLYINGDVYESEWRADIDVGKGCFTTAKGECYITTCISGDCQNGHGVFTWTNGERYTGEWKNGRKDGNGTLVYANGDQYTGEWKNDKKDGYGSFRQRNGTSYIGTWKNDNWHGHGTYQSVDGGRFVGEWEGGKMSGHGTYMMANGNQYVGSWKNGAKHGRGTFIYPSGFKYVGEWKNNKMVRVYPQ
- a CDS encoding ABC-F family ATP-binding cassette domain-containing protein; the protein is MITATDISLSYGKRVIFQDVNIKFRPGNCYGLIGANGAGKTTFLKILAGDFDPDHGTVSVGSRERIAVLRQDQFAFDEVTVIDTVIMGHKRLFDLLAEREVLYAKADFTEEDGIRSGELESEVEELNGYEAESEAAVLLSGLGITEDLLHKKMKELEGGEKVRVLLAQALFGTPDVLLLDEPTNNLDIDSIVWLENFLDRFQNTVIIVSHDRHFLNQVCTHVADIDFGKISVYVGNYDFWYQASQLVLQQKQNENKKAATKAQELQEFIRRFSSNASKAKQATSRKKLLDKLTLEEMPTSSRKYPFISFKAGRPCGDIILEIEGLTKAVDGVTLFEDFDLVVNKGEKIGFVGSNSLAKTTLFQILTGELEPDSGSFRWGVTMSHSYFAKENSSYFSKDVTLVEWLGEYTPVTEGETFARGFLGKMLFSGEEALKKTSVLSGGEKVRCLLAKMMLSDANCLILDEPTNHLDLESITALNNGLIAFPEVILFSSHDHQFVDTISNRIIELLPGGVIDRMMPFQDYLEDEGVAQLREQWSR